The window TTATTTTTTTTTGAATGGTTAGATGGATGTATATAATCAAAGCAAATATTTATATTTGTTAACTTTTAATTTTACAATAAGTTAACCTGCATTATTCATAAACCTTATCACTGTCATCCCGTCACACGAACGGGATCTATTTTGCAACTAATTTATACTTACAATTTTACTGTTTCTTTTTATGGAAATAGATCCCGTTGCCTTTTGATATTTTGGATTTTCCAAAATAAACGGAATGACTGATTCCGCTACTTCGTAAACTGCTTGATGAAATTCAATTTCTCCAGGATTCCTTTTTCTTAAACCTTCCATAAAGTGTTCTAACGACAAATCATCATACATAGTGTCCTCCCTTTTTGGTGTCCTCAGCTTTATACACTACTCATCTACCGCCTTCACCAAATTTTTGACAGAATTTTTATTTTATTGACTTCGTTTGGATATTATGTGAATTGAATCCGCCTTTTTTAAGGATTTCTCAAAGATATCGGGGATTTTATATTCCGGCACTAATAGTTATTATTTTTTTATAATCCATCCCATCCTCATTCAGATTTATTGAGCTATTCCAATCAGTAATTTAATAAATCCCTAACAGGATGCAAATTCTTTATGGAAATATAATAACATTTGTAACCGCCGGAGCCACCCATTTTCGAGCCAAAATCCCACAATGGGGCGCTGTCAACTTCCCGGGCTGTTGCAAAACCGCAAATCAATGCTGCTTTTCCCGGCACAATCTTATCCGCATCATGTGAATCCACATTGAGAATGATTTGCACATAAAATAGCGGTTTCCTTTTTTGACAATAATCCTGCCTCACCAGGAGATGCAGATTTTCTTTAAAGCGGGAATCTTGTTAATCAGGGAGTTAATAACATAAAAAACAATCTGTTATAAGCGTTTAAACGGTTTTAAAACAATGACTCATTCTCTTCATTTGTAAATCTTGTTAATCCTGTCTGAATTCTTCTTATTGTTTCTGAAAAAGCACAACCCGATTGGAATTTGTCCCTTTGGAATTGTTATCGATCCCCCAGATATTAGCGGTTTTTGTGAAATTCTGGCGATTAACTAAAATCCCTTCGCAGTTAAATCCTGCCGCAACGCCAATAGGTACGATATGCTCGTCTAATTTTATTTTGCCTTTGTTCACTTCGCCAACCTCAAAAGCGACCCAGCCATACGGTTTTGTAATCCTGAACAGTTCACTAAAAACCTGTCCCATTACACTATTCCAGTCCTCAACAGTTCTGGCCATCGTAATTTTCTTTGATACTTTCTCAACTTCGATATCATTAAACCAACTGCGCAACCAATTGTCATTCGCGTATTGCACAACATTCAAAAAGGGCGGCGAGGTAACCGTAAGTTGAACAGAATCAGAACGGATTTCGTTGGTATCCCTGGCATCGGTATTCAAAAAAACTGCCTGATCGCCAATGTTTTTCAGCTTCACTTTTATCTCCCGGGTCATTCCTTTCAGCAGGGTCCTGGTTTTCTTCAGGATCAACTTTTTCACATTACGGTATTCAGGTTTTTGCTTTCTTTTCTCATTGATCTTTTTTTGGTTTTGCGCATTCACAGCCTGATTTGGTGGCAACGTATACACAGAAAAAAAACCCGGAGAATGGCCAGTTAGGCGGTTGGTCGCAACCATACGAATCCACGCATCCGGAAGATCTTCCTGCTGATTTTTATTTTTTTCACAAAAGTAGTTGCGGAGTGAAATTAATTCGTTTTCTGTTTTCGGATGATAAAACATCGATAGATCGAAATTTGCAGTTGTTTCTTCCTGAAATGGAATTTCATTTAAACGATTTTCTATTGCCAAAATATCCGGAACAAAAAACCTTGGATAGGTTAATATCCTGCTTAAAGGATTCACATCGTTAGAAATTACATTTCTATCCAACAGTCCCGCTTCAAGAACAGTTGTACCTCTGCCGGAAAACGGATCATAAATCACATCTCCTTTTTGTGAAAGGGTCTCAATAAAAAATCGTGGCAACTGCGGTTTAAAACAAGCCCGATAGGCGATTTCGTGCAGGGAGGAAGCCTGCCGCTGCTTTGATGTCCAGAATTCATTAATAAATTGGGAATATTCTTCTCCATCAATCTTATTGGTTTCGACCCTGGTTTTTTTCTCATTGGAGATAAACAAATCTCCTTCACTGTTTTCATTAAAAATGAATGATGCCAGGTATTCTTTAAAATCAAGAGATTCTTCATTCCGCTTCGCTTCGTTCAGAATGACATTCTGTGGAATTTTATGCATTCTGCAACTATCTCTTAAGCCACGGGTTAATGACAAAAAAACAATATGTTATAACGGTTTCAAAACAATGGTCACGTTTCATTTATCATCTTTTAATTCTGTTAATTTTGTTAATCCTGTCTTAATGTTTTTAAATCAATTCATAAATCAAAAATCACTCTTGCAAACCAGCCGGAATCTCTCTGTTCAAAAATCAAATCATGATAGGTTACCGCTTTAATTTCACGGAATATTTTATGTTTATCTTTCGAAACAGGCTCTCCAAAGATATGTGCATTTAGAGAATTATCCTTTAATTTCTGAATTTCAAAGCGGCAAAAAAGCATTTCATCTAAAATAGAAATTAAGTTTAATTCACGCAGCCAATCGACCAATAAATCTTCTCTTGAACCGGATTGCAATTCAATGCTTTTTTGAAATTCAGGCTGAATGGTATTTAATTCTACGAGGATGGAAAACATCCCCAGCGCTGCCGTTTCTAATATTCCTTCCGGTGATTCACTCCAAACCTCTAACCCTGAATCGCCAGTGTGTTCGAGAAGTTCGAACCTGGATTTGATTTTATCTCCCATATTTCTATTCGGTTCTTCCGGCTTTAACTGTCATGTATGAGATTGCTTCGTCATCCCGACCAGTCGGAACTCCTCGTAATGACACCCCGGAGCAATTTTTGTTTTTTCTTTTATCTTTGTCACTTTGTGCCTTTGTGCCTTTTTTAAGCTCCAAATTTTTGCAGCCGATTCGCATGGGCAAGCACCAGACCCATCAGATGAACCGAAGGTTGTCGCCCAATTCCACCCTGGATACAACTGATTTCATCGAAATGTTCAACGGGGTCAATACGCGCCAAATTTGAGTTTATAAGAACCGGAACAGGATGCCAGCTATGTGTGCTCATTTTTGAGGGTGTCGAATGATCGCCGGTAACAACCAAAACATCGGGGTTTAGTTCTACAATTCGGGGGATCAGTTCATCCACTTCCTCTAGCACCTTAACCTTTCCATCAAAATCGCCATCTTCTCCACAGGCATCCGTATATTTGATGTGAATAAAAAAATAGTCATATTCATTGAATTTGTTTTCCAGCGCATCAATTTGGGTTTGTATACTCGGGGTCACCGGGTTCAGGTCCATGCCTATTAATCTCGAGATGCCCCGGTACATAGGATAATTAGCGATTGCCAGAGACTTTAGCTTAAATCTTTCCATCATCGACGGATATTTTTTATGTTTTGCAAATCCACGCAAAAGGACCATATTGGCCGGAGATTCATCAGCCAGGATCCCCCGGATTTGCGAAATGATATCCTTTAATAGCCCTGATGTAAAATCAGCTTCCGGAGAAAGGGCTTCCGGTTCCAGTGGCGGAACGCCGGTTTGTTGAGAATCGGTATCCTGGACAGAGTCATTCAAACCATCCCCGCGCAGAATCATTACTGCCCGGTGTTCTTTTTCAGGTAGAAAATTAAACTCATAGCCAGCCGGAACAACAACAGCAGATTCAATTTTATCACATAATCGTACGCCAATCCCGGAAGCAATTCTTCCGGCTCGCCTGTCAGTTACATTACCACTCCCATCGACAGTACAAAAATTTATTCGTGCCGCAAGATCCCGGTCTGTTAGTTCGAATCCAACACCGGATGCAGATAAAACCCCGCGACCCATGTTAAATTCAATCGGATCATAGCCAAACAAAGCAAAATGGGCAGGGCCACTGCCCGGTGTTACGCCAGGCAAAATAGGATCAAGCAAACCACAAATTGATTCTTTCGCCAACCGATCCAGGTTGGGGAGATTCGCAACTTGCATTTCAGTTCCTGGTTTACCATCAACTTTCAAACCACTGATTCCATCCAATATCAAAAAAACAATTTTGCTATCGCTTTGAATTGCCAATGGGTCTAAAATTGAATTGTCCATTAAAACTCCGAACAGGTTCTATGCTGATCAATCAATTCGATTGGGTGAATTCCAATAAAATTTTGTCAAGCCCTGGGGAGAGCCTATATACAGATAATCCTGATCAGGAAGAATTTTTTGTACAACCGGATCGAGAAGGCCATCGTCGGTTGTAAAATTCCTCCAATATTTGTCTATTAAATTGTGTTTATATAAACCGTTGTCGGTCCCTACCCAAATACTGTTTTTCGTTGCGGCAATATCATTAATCAGTGTTCCATCAAATACCTTTCGAGCAGGAGATCCTCTCCAAACCTTGTTTTTTACATCGTAAACTTCAATCGTGTTCAGGGTAGAAACCCATAAACTGTCTCCCAATTTGGCAATAGCTGTTATGGCGCCAACTCCGGGCCCCTCCACGCCACGATAAAATCCTTTCCCCCGGGTGGACTTATCATAATAAAATAGTCCCCAGTTGGTTCCGGCCCAAACAATGTTTTTATCAACTAGAATGTCAAACACCGACACTTCATCTTTGCCCGGGGTAATGGGAGAGATTGAAATTGAATCCATTTTTCCCCGGATATTGGTGATCCGATCCAGACCATCCCTGGATCCTACCCAAAGTGTAGAATCATCTCCTGCAATGGAATATATATTATTGTCCCTCAAATTATCAAAAACAGTATAGGTTCGCCAGCGATCTTTGTCTTTTTGATAGCGCACCAAACCATTTTCCGTTGCAAACCAGACAGATTCATTCGTTGAAGAAATATCCCTTATATTCATGTTACTAAAACGAGAAATGTACTTGGGTTCAAAATAGGACCAACGATCTCGTTTATATTCCCAAACACTTATTCCATTCATATTGGGATCTTGATTATTTCCCCCGATCCAAATATTTTTCTGATCCTTATATATAGCTTTAACATCCGGATTCAGCAAGCCAAATGGTTTGTGCTGCATATTGCCAGTGCGCGTATTACCGCTAAACATTCCAAGACCGTTCGTTCCGGCCCATAAAGTTTGCCAATTATCGATTACATAATAATTAAATCGAAAATCACGAAGATTGTTATCCTGAATAAAATATTCCACCGCATTATCGATGAACATCATTGAATTGTTCAAATTGTATTGTTGAAGCCGGATTGGAACAAATCCTTGCTTGCCAACCCAATTTATAAAATCTTCAGATGGCTTGTCTTCTGGAGATAGCACTAAAAATTGAGATGGACTTCTAAAATAATTGCCGGATTGTGTCTCAATCCATACATTTTGATTATCGAACCCAATGGATACCACCGGGTCTCCAAATGGCAACCCAACTTCATCCAGG is drawn from candidate division KSB1 bacterium and contains these coding sequences:
- a CDS encoding archease; protein product: MGDKIKSRFELLEHTGDSGLEVWSESPEGILETAALGMFSILVELNTIQPEFQKSIELQSGSREDLLVDWLRELNLISILDEMLFCRFEIQKLKDNSLNAHIFGEPVSKDKHKIFREIKAVTYHDLIFEQRDSGWFARVIFDL
- a CDS encoding 2,3-bisphosphoglycerate-independent phosphoglycerate mutase, translating into MDNSILDPLAIQSDSKIVFLILDGISGLKVDGKPGTEMQVANLPNLDRLAKESICGLLDPILPGVTPGSGPAHFALFGYDPIEFNMGRGVLSASGVGFELTDRDLAARINFCTVDGSGNVTDRRAGRIASGIGVRLCDKIESAVVVPAGYEFNFLPEKEHRAVMILRGDGLNDSVQDTDSQQTGVPPLEPEALSPEADFTSGLLKDIISQIRGILADESPANMVLLRGFAKHKKYPSMMERFKLKSLAIANYPMYRGISRLIGMDLNPVTPSIQTQIDALENKFNEYDYFFIHIKYTDACGEDGDFDGKVKVLEEVDELIPRIVELNPDVLVVTGDHSTPSKMSTHSWHPVPVLINSNLARIDPVEHFDEISCIQGGIGRQPSVHLMGLVLAHANRLQKFGA
- a CDS encoding site-specific DNA-methyltransferase, producing the protein MHKIPQNVILNEAKRNEESLDFKEYLASFIFNENSEGDLFISNEKKTRVETNKIDGEEYSQFINEFWTSKQRQASSLHEIAYRACFKPQLPRFFIETLSQKGDVIYDPFSGRGTTVLEAGLLDRNVISNDVNPLSRILTYPRFFVPDILAIENRLNEIPFQEETTANFDLSMFYHPKTENELISLRNYFCEKNKNQQEDLPDAWIRMVATNRLTGHSPGFFSVYTLPPNQAVNAQNQKKINEKRKQKPEYRNVKKLILKKTRTLLKGMTREIKVKLKNIGDQAVFLNTDARDTNEIRSDSVQLTVTSPPFLNVVQYANDNWLRSWFNDIEVEKVSKKITMARTVEDWNSVMGQVFSELFRITKPYGWVAFEVGEVNKGKIKLDEHIVPIGVAAGFNCEGILVNRQNFTKTANIWGIDNNSKGTNSNRVVLFQKQ